GATGCCGATCGTCAGGCCGGCGGCTTTGGCGTGCGCGTGGTGCACAGTGGTGTGTGGGGATTTGCATCCAGCCCCATTGTCACCGAAGACGAACTTCGTCGCGTGACCCGCGTGGCCACCGAAGTGGCAAAAGCCAGTGCCATCGCCAAGAAAGCCGATCTCAAGTTGGCGCCGGTGCAAGCGTACCAGCAGAATTACATCACGCCGATGATCAAGCATCCTTCGTCGGTTTCGGCCACTGACAAGCAGGCGTGGGCGCAGGCCATCGTCGACAAGGCCAGCAAGATTGTCGGCGTCACGGCGGTGAACGTGACGGCCAGTCATGGGTACGAGTGGCGCTACTATGCCAGCAGCGAGGGCTCTTACATCGAGCAGGAGTTGTACACCACGTCACCCACCATGTCTGTCACGGCCAAGGTGGGCGACAAAACCAGCACGCGAAACTATCCGGGTGTTGCCGGCACCGGTGGATGGGAATTCGCCGAGAACTGTGATTTCCTCGATCAGGCCGAGCAAGTGGCTACTGATGCGGTGGAGATGTGCACGGCAAAACCACTGGGGTCGAGCGGGCTGAAGGATCTCATTCTGTCGCCGTCGCACGCGATGCTCACCATTCACGAGATCGTGGCGCACGCCACTGAGCTTGATCGCATTGTGGGCTACGAAGCCAACTACGCCGGCACAAGCTTCGTGAAGATTTCCGATGTGGGCAAACTCAAGTACGGCTCCAAGCACTTCAACGTCACTGCCGACAAAACCAGCACCGGATTGGGCACGGTGGGCTTTGACGACGACGGCGTGAAGACGCAGAAGTGGCCGCTCATTCGCGATGGTGTGCTGGTGGGTCTCACCACCAATCGCGAAACGGCACACCTCATGGGCGAGAAGGAAAGCCGCGGCTGCACGTTCGGCAGCACCTGGCGCGACTATCCGTTCCTGCGCATGCCCAACGTGCATGTGGAACCGGGACCGGCCAACTCACCTACGCGTCAACAGCTCATTGAAGACGTGAAGGATGGCGTGATGATCGACGGCCGCGGCAGCTACTCCATCGACCAGCAGCGCTACAACGGCCAGTTCGGCGGCCACATCTTCTGGGAAATCAAGAACGGCAAGATCACGCGTCAGGTCACCGACGTGACGTACAACGCCATCACCACCGATTTCTGGAACAACCTCGACGGCATCACCGGGCCA
This sequence is a window from Gemmatimonadaceae bacterium. Protein-coding genes within it:
- a CDS encoding TldD/PmbA family protein, encoding MSSSRRDFIKKFGAGAALSLYSRDLLGQIIADSPKGRVMETKFKGLADIVLGEAKLAGCTYADVRFTMNSSLPGGTASFRTAGAGAGGGGGFGGGGGGGGGRGGGGGGGRGGARGVGVPTDADRQAGGFGVRVVHSGVWGFASSPIVTEDELRRVTRVATEVAKASAIAKKADLKLAPVQAYQQNYITPMIKHPSSVSATDKQAWAQAIVDKASKIVGVTAVNVTASHGYEWRYYASSEGSYIEQELYTTSPTMSVTAKVGDKTSTRNYPGVAGTGGWEFAENCDFLDQAEQVATDAVEMCTAKPLGSSGLKDLILSPSHAMLTIHEIVAHATELDRIVGYEANYAGTSFVKISDVGKLKYGSKHFNVTADKTSTGLGTVGFDDDGVKTQKWPLIRDGVLVGLTTNRETAHLMGEKESRGCTFGSTWRDYPFLRMPNVHVEPGPANSPTRQQLIEDVKDGVMIDGRGSYSIDQQRYNGQFGGHIFWEIKNGKITRQVTDVTYNAITTDFWNNLDGITGPKEWQMHGTGGDAKGQPTQTNSISHGSPWLCIRKIQVGAAFD